Proteins encoded by one window of Cystobacter ferrugineus:
- the ribA gene encoding GTP cyclohydrolase II, which translates to MQANPNPSQVRTPAGLLSFFSQAHVPTEYGNVQVTVFVDERVAGRGTPSHEHMALVFGDVREGEDVLVRIHSECWTGEALHSLKCDCREQLDAALTTIAKARRGVVLYLRQEGRGIGLGNKIRAYALQNQGLDTFAANRALGFADDPRDFSIAGEMLAYLGVRSVSLLTNNPLKISGLEASGIRVVSRRPMPATTNPHNASYLETKNAQMGHDIRSWLDAQVGGPSHITFTAEQVGERVAELAREIARDFAGKELVAVGVLSGGFMFFGDLLRQLQLAQAELGVAPITLHCGFMGLQSYGDGERSTGVLRTTADLAFPVSGKHVLLIEDIVDTGMTLSYLRENLALRQPLDIKVCALLHRSRHASTQRPLDYVGFSLDTDDFVFGYGMDYKQRFRELPFIATRG; encoded by the coding sequence ATGCAAGCCAATCCCAATCCTTCTCAGGTGCGGACTCCCGCTGGACTGCTGTCGTTCTTCTCCCAGGCCCATGTTCCCACGGAGTATGGGAATGTGCAGGTCACCGTCTTCGTGGATGAGCGGGTGGCCGGGCGGGGCACCCCATCCCATGAGCACATGGCCTTGGTCTTTGGCGACGTCCGCGAGGGAGAGGATGTCCTGGTGCGCATCCATTCGGAGTGCTGGACCGGCGAAGCCCTGCATTCGCTCAAGTGCGACTGCCGCGAGCAGCTCGACGCGGCGCTGACCACGATCGCCAAGGCACGCCGCGGGGTGGTGCTCTACCTGCGCCAGGAAGGACGTGGCATCGGACTGGGCAACAAGATCCGCGCGTACGCGCTGCAGAATCAGGGGCTCGACACCTTCGCGGCCAACCGCGCGCTGGGCTTCGCCGACGATCCGCGCGACTTCTCCATCGCCGGGGAGATGCTCGCGTACCTGGGAGTGCGCTCCGTCTCGCTGCTCACCAACAATCCGCTGAAGATCTCCGGCCTGGAGGCGAGCGGCATCCGCGTCGTGAGCCGTCGGCCCATGCCCGCGACGACCAATCCCCACAACGCCAGCTATCTCGAGACGAAGAACGCGCAGATGGGCCATGACATCCGCTCATGGCTGGACGCCCAGGTCGGGGGCCCCTCGCACATCACCTTCACCGCCGAGCAGGTCGGCGAGCGGGTGGCGGAGCTGGCGCGGGAGATCGCGCGGGACTTCGCGGGCAAGGAACTCGTCGCCGTGGGGGTGCTCAGCGGCGGCTTCATGTTCTTCGGGGATCTGCTGCGTCAGCTCCAGCTCGCCCAGGCGGAACTCGGCGTGGCGCCCATCACGTTGCACTGCGGCTTCATGGGTTTGCAGAGCTACGGAGACGGGGAGCGCTCCACGGGCGTCCTGCGGACCACGGCCGATCTGGCGTTCCCGGTCAGTGGCAAGCACGTGCTGCTCATCGAGGACATCGTGGATACGGGAATGACCCTGAGCTATCTGCGCGAGAACCTGGCGCTGCGCCAGCCCCTGGACATCAAGGTCTGCGCGCTGCTGCATCGGAGCCGGCACGCCTCCACCCAACGCCCGCTCGATTACGTCGGCTTCAGCCTGGACACCGACGACTTCGTGTTTGGGTATGGAATGGATTACAAGCAGCGCTTCCGCGAATTGCCCTTCATCGCCACGCGTGGGTAA
- a CDS encoding GAF domain-containing protein, with protein MHALHAELLETLVKPPHSHPEQLLNEVVRRVGEGVHADRCFLWVRQPATRRSRGAVVWRRDESVPDLTPEQREWIDETLFPPEDPLYAAALAHWPSVYVNDVRTAPREVLNRDFEDRYFGHRALIHAHIVGEGELWGILQPCVFGQPREWTPEDRALIEPLLPRLVPVVKTFLAAG; from the coding sequence ATGCACGCTTTACATGCCGAGTTGCTGGAGACGCTGGTGAAGCCTCCCCATTCCCATCCGGAACAGCTCTTGAACGAGGTCGTCCGGCGGGTCGGGGAAGGCGTGCACGCCGATCGGTGCTTCTTGTGGGTAAGGCAACCCGCGACGCGCCGGAGCCGGGGCGCCGTCGTCTGGCGCCGTGACGAGTCGGTGCCGGACCTGACGCCCGAGCAGCGGGAGTGGATCGACGAGACGCTCTTTCCCCCCGAGGATCCGCTTTACGCGGCGGCGCTGGCCCACTGGCCGTCCGTGTACGTGAACGACGTGCGGACCGCGCCCCGCGAGGTGCTCAACCGCGACTTCGAGGATCGCTACTTCGGCCACCGGGCACTCATCCACGCCCACATCGTGGGCGAGGGCGAGCTGTGGGGCATCCTCCAACCCTGCGTCTTCGGACAGCCCCGCGAGTGGACGCCCGAGGATCGGGCCCTCATCGAGCCGCTGCTGCCGCGACTGGTGCCCGTGGTGAAGACGTTCCTCGCGGCGGGCTGA
- a CDS encoding c-type cytochrome, producing MRKPARSKLERRRLLRHRTFSRITATLVGVGALMALAAVAAPRPTDSAQKAPFHLPRESTLPRGPEGDRIRRGLRLVMLTERELPGYVGNGLRCTSCHLQAGRVRYAAPWVGITGVLPEYRSRSGRMNTLEERINDCFERSMNGKPLPEDGVEMRSIVAYMSWLSQNVPKGRSVEGRGFKHITPRPTPDREQGARLYEARCARCHAHEGRGMKNPDGSYLIPALGGEQSFNIGAGMARLDTAAAFIRWNMPLLQGGTLTDQEAYDIADYFIHLPRPDFARKHEDWPKGGKPRDARY from the coding sequence ATGAGAAAGCCCGCTCGCTCGAAGCTGGAACGCCGCCGCCTCTTGCGGCATCGCACCTTCAGCCGCATCACGGCAACCCTCGTCGGAGTGGGTGCTCTGATGGCCCTCGCCGCGGTGGCCGCTCCGCGGCCCACCGACTCCGCCCAGAAGGCTCCCTTCCATCTTCCCAGGGAATCCACCCTCCCCCGGGGACCCGAGGGGGACCGCATCCGGCGTGGCCTGCGGCTCGTCATGCTCACGGAGCGAGAGCTCCCCGGGTATGTGGGAAACGGCCTGCGTTGCACCAGTTGCCACCTGCAGGCCGGGCGGGTGCGGTACGCGGCCCCCTGGGTGGGCATTACCGGCGTCCTCCCGGAGTACCGCTCGCGCAGCGGGCGGATGAACACCCTCGAGGAGCGCATCAATGACTGCTTCGAGCGGAGCATGAACGGCAAGCCGCTCCCCGAGGACGGAGTGGAGATGCGCTCCATCGTGGCCTACATGTCCTGGCTGTCTCAAAACGTGCCCAAGGGACGGAGCGTGGAGGGACGCGGCTTCAAGCACATCACCCCGCGGCCCACGCCGGACCGCGAGCAGGGAGCGCGGCTCTACGAGGCCAGGTGCGCGCGGTGCCACGCCCATGAGGGGCGCGGCATGAAAAACCCGGACGGCTCGTATCTCATCCCCGCGCTCGGCGGAGAGCAGTCGTTCAACATCGGCGCGGGGATGGCCCGCCTGGACACCGCCGCCGCCTTCATCCGCTGGAACATGCCCCTCCTTCAGGGCGGGACGCTCACGGACCAGGAGGCCTACGACATCGCGGACTACTTCATCCACCTTCCGCGCCCGGACTTCGCCCGCAAGCACGAGGACTGGCCAAAGGGCGGCAAGCCCCGGGATGCGCGCTACTGA
- a CDS encoding DUF6600 domain-containing protein, giving the protein MRPRRKPLTWLLAVSGLCALPSVGSGCITSEAEAVSQRTSPSGLSVSDTEAFIDELSPYGQWLALPGVGLVWQPSPSVVGPDFVPYATGGQWVYSDEGWTFVSQWDWGWAPFHYGRWFLSSEYGWVWVPGTDWAPAWVDWRSGDGNIGWAPLPPPGLAVEPSWTFVSERDFIQPNVYVYRLPRERAQRAYHHASPIRDRGSRLGGHWNRGPDPSRVHEATGVSVPRTTLRPPRPGEAPQPPSGQVHRSSPPPSRSRGRLAPPVPRESSPSWWSGDREPAPSAPPDHAATPIGESPRRERRAEPPPEAPRHPATPIQETPRPWQREALPSAPPSHAATPITEPSQPEPLQPPPVVRPPPPTVAPATPPSPAEPPTHAATPIGAPPPPPPPPPPPAPAEPPKTHAATPVRK; this is encoded by the coding sequence ATGCGCCCGCGCAGGAAACCCCTCACCTGGCTGCTCGCGGTGAGCGGCCTCTGCGCCCTGCCCTCCGTGGGCTCCGGCTGCATCACCTCGGAGGCCGAGGCGGTCTCCCAGCGCACGAGCCCCTCGGGCTTGAGCGTGAGCGACACGGAGGCCTTCATCGACGAGCTCTCGCCGTACGGGCAGTGGCTCGCCCTCCCCGGCGTGGGGCTGGTCTGGCAACCGTCCCCTTCGGTGGTGGGCCCGGACTTCGTCCCCTACGCCACTGGCGGCCAGTGGGTGTACAGCGACGAGGGCTGGACCTTCGTGTCCCAGTGGGACTGGGGCTGGGCGCCGTTCCACTATGGGCGCTGGTTCCTGTCGTCTGAATACGGCTGGGTCTGGGTGCCCGGCACGGACTGGGCTCCCGCCTGGGTGGATTGGCGCTCGGGCGATGGCAACATCGGCTGGGCTCCCCTCCCGCCTCCGGGCCTCGCCGTGGAGCCCTCCTGGACCTTCGTGAGCGAGCGGGACTTCATCCAGCCCAACGTCTATGTCTACCGGCTGCCGAGGGAGCGCGCGCAGAGGGCGTACCATCACGCCTCGCCGATCCGGGACCGGGGTTCCCGTTTGGGCGGCCATTGGAACCGGGGTCCGGATCCCTCGCGGGTACACGAGGCCACGGGCGTTTCCGTCCCGCGCACGACGCTGCGTCCTCCCCGGCCGGGTGAGGCACCCCAGCCGCCTTCTGGACAGGTGCACCGCAGCAGCCCGCCTCCATCCCGGTCGCGGGGGCGCCTCGCGCCTCCCGTGCCGCGTGAGTCATCTCCCTCGTGGTGGAGCGGGGACCGCGAGCCGGCGCCTTCCGCGCCTCCGGACCATGCGGCGACTCCGATCGGGGAATCCCCTCGGCGCGAGCGGCGCGCGGAGCCTCCTCCCGAGGCTCCGCGCCATCCGGCCACTCCCATTCAGGAAACGCCCCGGCCCTGGCAACGCGAGGCCCTTCCCTCCGCGCCCCCCAGCCATGCGGCGACGCCCATCACGGAGCCCTCTCAGCCCGAGCCGCTCCAACCGCCTCCGGTGGTGCGACCTCCGCCTCCCACGGTGGCGCCGGCAACGCCCCCCTCTCCGGCGGAGCCTCCGACCCATGCGGCCACTCCCATCGGGGCGCCGCCCCCTCCACCCCCGCCGCCTCCGCCTCCCGCTCCGGCGGAGCCTCCTAAAACCCATGCGGCGACGCCCGTGCGGAAGTGA
- a CDS encoding dihydrofolate reductase, whose translation MARVIIAAMGTGGVIGQGQGMPWHVPEEYAQYLRHVSGQTVIMGRRSWEIFGADLTTTHNLVVSNSSQVKGARAVPSLAQALTRAAETERTIFIAGGASIYAQALERDWVDEMYLSTIHGDYTGDSFFPMWNAADWEAVRREAHARFDFVVWRRRRP comes from the coding sequence ATGGCACGAGTCATCATCGCGGCGATGGGGACGGGGGGCGTGATTGGGCAAGGACAGGGGATGCCCTGGCACGTGCCCGAGGAGTACGCGCAATACCTCCGCCATGTGTCCGGCCAGACGGTCATCATGGGCCGGCGCAGCTGGGAGATCTTCGGGGCGGACCTCACGACCACGCACAACCTCGTCGTCTCGAACTCCAGTCAGGTGAAGGGGGCGCGGGCGGTACCGAGTCTGGCGCAGGCCCTGACCCGGGCGGCCGAGACGGAGCGGACGATCTTCATCGCGGGCGGCGCCTCCATCTACGCGCAGGCGCTGGAGCGCGATTGGGTGGACGAGATGTACCTGTCGACGATCCACGGCGACTACACGGGGGACAGCTTCTTTCCCATGTGGAACGCGGCGGATTGGGAAGCCGTGCGGCGGGAGGCTCACGCACGGTTCGATTTCGTGGTGTGGCGGCGGCGGCGGCCTTGA
- a CDS encoding GFA family protein: protein MCPPGRGAGCVPPRSTCPADVETVLLSKCRRWHGHVGAYTAVDRPGFELTEQRGLRWYAASATVRRGFCGECGSSLFWDEEGAPKMSICAGTLDPPDRPDAEGAHLPGQSG, encoded by the coding sequence ATGTGCCCTCCAGGCCGCGGCGCCGGGTGTGTCCCACCCAGATCGACATGCCCCGCTGATGTGGAGACAGTTCTCCTTTCGAAGTGCCGTCGATGGCACGGGCACGTCGGCGCCTACACCGCCGTCGACCGGCCCGGGTTCGAATTGACTGAACAGCGCGGGCTGAGGTGGTACGCGGCATCTGCAACGGTGCGGAGGGGCTTCTGTGGTGAGTGCGGGTCGAGCTTGTTCTGGGACGAGGAGGGCGCGCCGAAGATGTCGATCTGCGCGGGGACACTCGACCCCCCCGACCGGCCTGACGCCGAAGGCGCACATCTACCTGGGCAGTCAGGGTGA
- a CDS encoding LysR family transcriptional regulator yields the protein MKQLDLNATRVFVQVVESGSFRQAALALGMPKSTVNRKVAELEQRLGTSLLVRTTRRIGLTETGRSYLRHAQIALSALHDAERSIAEEQSAPRGLLSITASVNAGLVLLPGMFNEFLRRYPDIRLSVELTDQKVDLIQRNLDVAVRIGTLPDSSLVSVRLGQSNLRLFASPKYLKARGEPRVPEDLLHHDCLVYGGQTVLDWTFQGARGVFTVEVPQRLFLNNFVMLRLAALAGLGIVRMPSFMGDEAVQNGQLRRLLDDYVGPPFSINLIYPPTRLRAPKVRAFIEFMKAQTSDPGWIS from the coding sequence ATGAAACAACTGGACCTGAATGCAACGCGGGTGTTTGTCCAGGTAGTCGAGAGTGGTTCCTTCCGCCAGGCGGCCCTGGCCCTGGGGATGCCCAAGAGCACGGTGAACCGGAAGGTGGCCGAGCTGGAGCAACGCCTGGGGACGTCTCTCCTGGTGCGCACTACCCGGCGCATTGGACTGACCGAGACGGGCCGCTCCTATCTGCGGCATGCCCAGATAGCGCTCTCGGCCCTCCACGACGCGGAGCGCTCCATCGCCGAGGAGCAGAGTGCACCTCGGGGACTGCTGAGCATCACCGCGTCGGTCAATGCCGGGCTCGTCCTGCTGCCCGGAATGTTCAATGAGTTCCTGCGCCGCTACCCAGACATCCGGCTCTCCGTGGAGTTGACCGACCAGAAGGTGGATTTGATCCAGCGCAACCTGGACGTGGCGGTGCGTATTGGCACGCTTCCGGACTCGAGCCTCGTCTCGGTCCGGCTTGGGCAGTCCAACTTGCGGCTGTTCGCCAGCCCGAAATACCTGAAGGCCCGAGGCGAGCCCCGTGTCCCCGAGGATCTCCTCCACCATGACTGCCTCGTCTACGGAGGGCAGACGGTGCTGGATTGGACGTTTCAAGGGGCGCGAGGTGTCTTCACGGTAGAGGTCCCCCAGCGCCTCTTCCTCAATAACTTCGTCATGCTCCGGCTCGCGGCCCTCGCGGGGCTTGGAATCGTGAGGATGCCCAGCTTCATGGGGGACGAGGCCGTCCAGAACGGACAGCTGCGCAGGCTCTTGGATGACTACGTGGGCCCCCCATTCTCCATCAACCTGATCTACCCGCCCACGCGGCTGCGTGCCCCCAAGGTTCGCGCCTTCATCGAGTTCATGAAGGCTCAGACCAGCGACCCGGGCTGGATCTCCTGA
- a CDS encoding NAD(P)H-dependent oxidoreductase, giving the protein MHALIVVSHPDRGSLTHAVATQVVEGLIGSGGGHTVEIADLAAEGFDPRFTSADIAVHLRTAAPSADVLSEQARLDRADALVLVYPVFWWSMPALLKGWIDRVFSNGWAYDEEVGGKTVRMLERLRVHLVAIGGADMRTYARHGYFGAMKTQIDHGIFGYCGARVVTSELLVSSDSRFPVSHLERARDIGRALFTDDTSREAA; this is encoded by the coding sequence ATGCACGCCCTCATCGTTGTCTCGCACCCGGACCGCGGTTCCCTGACCCATGCCGTTGCCACACAGGTCGTGGAGGGGCTGATCGGGTCCGGCGGTGGCCATACCGTCGAGATCGCGGACCTCGCCGCCGAAGGCTTCGATCCCCGGTTCACGTCAGCCGATATCGCCGTGCATCTGAGGACGGCAGCGCCCTCCGCCGATGTCCTGAGCGAACAGGCAAGGCTTGACCGTGCCGACGCCCTGGTCCTCGTCTACCCTGTCTTCTGGTGGTCGATGCCTGCCCTCCTCAAGGGATGGATCGACCGCGTCTTTTCCAATGGCTGGGCCTATGACGAGGAGGTCGGCGGCAAGACCGTCAGGATGCTCGAACGGCTGAGGGTCCATCTTGTCGCCATCGGCGGGGCCGACATGCGGACCTATGCCCGCCATGGATATTTCGGCGCGATGAAGACGCAGATCGACCATGGGATATTCGGTTACTGCGGGGCCCGTGTCGTCACCTCGGAGTTGCTCGTGTCCTCCGACTCGCGGTTTCCCGTGTCCCATTTGGAGCGCGCGCGAGACATTGGACGCGCGCTCTTCACTGACGACACGTCACGCGAAGCTGCGTGA
- a CDS encoding phosphoribosylanthranilate isomerase, which produces MTIQKQIYCRKPTLSEMERLFALGATHVAWGVEPSAAPELELSRLIVAQARKERIGTVVLVGEPRIDALERVALEVAPDFLLVAAEHIGQGIDEQDLPGLARRLGPGTALMMSVPVRVAGSRAELDSIARAQRYQEFAGSLILDTRLDPEDGALCGCTGRTNDWDVCATLVRTVRCPVMLAGGLSPSNVAEAIRRIRPWGVDACSSLERPDRSKDLDACRAFIREADSADFATARGA; this is translated from the coding sequence ATGACCATCCAAAAGCAGATCTACTGCCGCAAGCCGACGCTGTCTGAAATGGAGCGGTTGTTTGCCCTGGGCGCCACGCACGTCGCCTGGGGGGTGGAGCCCTCCGCCGCACCGGAGCTGGAGCTCTCCCGCCTCATCGTCGCCCAGGCGCGCAAGGAGCGCATCGGGACCGTGGTGCTGGTGGGCGAGCCCCGGATCGACGCCCTCGAGCGGGTCGCGCTCGAGGTGGCACCGGACTTCCTGCTCGTCGCGGCGGAGCACATCGGTCAGGGCATCGACGAGCAGGACTTGCCCGGACTGGCCCGCCGGCTGGGTCCCGGGACGGCGCTGATGATGTCCGTCCCCGTGCGCGTGGCGGGCTCCCGCGCGGAGCTGGACTCCATCGCCAGGGCTCAGCGCTATCAGGAGTTCGCGGGCAGCCTCATCCTCGACACCCGCCTGGATCCCGAGGACGGAGCGCTCTGTGGCTGCACCGGACGCACCAACGACTGGGACGTGTGCGCGACCCTCGTGCGCACGGTGCGCTGCCCGGTCATGCTCGCCGGAGGGCTCAGCCCAAGCAACGTGGCCGAGGCCATCCGCCGCATCCGGCCGTGGGGCGTGGATGCGTGCAGCTCCCTGGAGCGCCCGGACCGCTCCAAGGACCTGGACGCCTGCCGTGCCTTCATCCGAGAGGCCGATTCGGCCGACTTCGCCACGGCCCGCGGCGCATGA